The bacterium DNA window CCCTTCTTCTCCAGCACCTCCGTGATCGCCGCCGTCAGCGTCGTCTTGCCGTGGTCCACGTGCCCGATCGTCCCCACGTTCAGGTGCGGCTTCGTCCTCTGAAACTTCTCCTTCGCCATGGCTCTCGCTCCTC harbors:
- a CDS encoding GTP-binding protein, yielding MAKEKFQRTKPHLNVGTIGHVDHGKTTLTAAITEVLEKKG